A single window of Nicotiana sylvestris chromosome 5, ASM39365v2, whole genome shotgun sequence DNA harbors:
- the LOC104218863 gene encoding uncharacterized protein isoform X2: MVSPHGIKLAVYLISSYFGDLNAKVCECLLQRGTQSLAQIVRFTELSRENVRNCLLVLIHHNCVQAFAVQQEGAFGEAPKVITNYMALFDNIIHKLRFPKFLEIVSEVLGEKVGKEGGKECEEIFEGLLQHGRLSLNQIIDRFKQTSNQGDSSAEAARDNFNKLVNARFVERCPAPEPFLGPPAEDETAAKKQGAKSAKIVKQTIEQRALAAAAPMESMRFLVETVTWNEASVETTDKKNTVVTLGTKRKQDNLESNTELLATDENKVLWRANFEEFIRRLRHKACVANVKVRVNNDAAIVLAATLELSRHSETKVRIDNSVPQSINAIYDEVIKRDGGLGMDLERIRASLVELGCETPLMAIDETYSVDLKNIIEQARIEEVECIVLKRYGREAYRMFRLLSKADRLLETDKISDTTFVEKKDAAKILFKLWKDDYLEMKDIICQEGQNTNQNDKLEIVLFSNCDLY; encoded by the exons ATGGTGTCACCGCACGGCATCAAACTCGCTGTTTATCTCATCTCTTCTTACTTCGGCGATCTTAATGCT AAAGTTTGCGAGTGTCTGTTGCAACGAGGAACTCAATCATTAGCACAAATTGTACGTTTCACAGAGCTTAGCAGAGAGAATGTTAGGAACTGTTTACTTGTTCTTATTCATCACAATTGTGTTCAAGCCTTTGCAGTTCAACAAGAAG GTGCATTTGGGGAGGCACCAAAAGTTATTACAAACTACATGGCATTATTTGACAACATAATCCATAAATTGAGGTTCCCTAAGTTTTTAGAGATTGTGTCTGAGGTACTCGGAGAAAAAGTAGGAAAAGAGGGCGGAAAAGAA TGTGAAGAGATTTTTGAAGGGTTGCTTCAACATGGTAGGCTTTCACTCAACCAAATTATAGATAGATTCAAGCAGACATCAAATCAAG GAGATTCTAGCGCTGAAGCTGCACGAGATAACTTCAACAAGCTAGTTAACGCTCGATTCGTGGAACGCTGTCCTGCCCCTGAACCATTTCTTGGTCCACCAGCTGAAGACGAAACTGCTGCAAAGAAACAAGGTGCTAAATCTGCCAAG ATTGTAAAACAAACCATTGAACAACGAGCCTTGGCAGCAGCAGCTCCAATGGAATCCATGAGATTCTTAGTTGAAACAGTCACCTGGAACGAGGCTTCTGTGGAAACAACGGACAAAAAGAATACGGTTGTGACTCTTGGCACAAAG CGGAAGCAAGATAATTTAGAGTCAAACACAGAACTGCTGGCTACAGATGAAAATAAAGTACTCTGGCGTGCCAATTTTGAAGAGTTTATTCGCCGCTTAAGGCACAAG GCTTGCGTTGCAAATGTGAAAGTACGTGTCAACAATGATGCTGCCATTGTGCTTGCTGCGACCCTGGAGTTGAGTAGACATTCTGAGACTAAAGTGAGAATTGATAACTCAG TTCCTCAGTCCATAAATGCTATTTATGATGAGGTGATAAAGAGGGATGGTGGTCTTGGTATGGATTTGGAGCGTATCAGAGCTTCCCTTGTTGAATTAGGATGTGAAACCCCATTGATGGCAATAGATGAAACTTATAGTGTAG ATTTGAAGAACATTATTGAACAGGCTCGCATTGAAGAG GTGGAATGCATTGTATTAAAAAGGTATGGAAGGGAGGCCTACAGGATGTTCAGATTACTGTCAAAAGCTGATCGTCTTCTTGAAACTGATAAG ATTTCAGATACCACATTTGTTGAAAAGAAAGATGCAGCCAAGATTCTATTTAAGCTGTGGAAAGATGACTACTTGGAGATGAAG GACATAATATGTCAAGAGGGACAAAATACAAATCAAAATGACAAGCTCGAAATTGTTTTATTTTCCAACTGCGACTTATATTGA
- the LOC104218863 gene encoding uncharacterized protein isoform X3, protein MLGTVYLFLFITIVFKPLQFNKKCEEIFEGLLQHGRLSLNQIIDRFKQTSNQGDSSAEAARDNFNKLVNARFVERCPAPEPFLGPPAEDETAAKKQGAKSAKIVKQTIEQRALAAAAPMESMRFLVETVTWNEASVETTDKKNTVVTLGTKRKQDNLESNTELLATDENKVLWRANFEEFIRRLRHKACVANVKVRVNNDAAIVLAATLELSRHSETKVRIDNSVPQSINAIYDEVIKRDGGLGMDLERIRASLVELGCETPLMAIDETYSVDLKNIIEQARIEEVECIVLKRYGREAYRMFRLLSKADRLLETDKISDTTFVEKKDAAKILFKLWKDDYLEMKKVIARGARQSEFILWKINKQSLWEHVLDEMYHAALNLRLRITHEQEQEKEILQMPREKLVKELHSELHNRYNRLRKVRITLESSLMNLDDALMLFHDF, encoded by the exons ATGTTAGGAACTGTTTACTTGTTCTTATTCATCACAATTGTGTTCAAGCCTTTGCAGTTCAACAAGAAG TGTGAAGAGATTTTTGAAGGGTTGCTTCAACATGGTAGGCTTTCACTCAACCAAATTATAGATAGATTCAAGCAGACATCAAATCAAG GAGATTCTAGCGCTGAAGCTGCACGAGATAACTTCAACAAGCTAGTTAACGCTCGATTCGTGGAACGCTGTCCTGCCCCTGAACCATTTCTTGGTCCACCAGCTGAAGACGAAACTGCTGCAAAGAAACAAGGTGCTAAATCTGCCAAG ATTGTAAAACAAACCATTGAACAACGAGCCTTGGCAGCAGCAGCTCCAATGGAATCCATGAGATTCTTAGTTGAAACAGTCACCTGGAACGAGGCTTCTGTGGAAACAACGGACAAAAAGAATACGGTTGTGACTCTTGGCACAAAG CGGAAGCAAGATAATTTAGAGTCAAACACAGAACTGCTGGCTACAGATGAAAATAAAGTACTCTGGCGTGCCAATTTTGAAGAGTTTATTCGCCGCTTAAGGCACAAG GCTTGCGTTGCAAATGTGAAAGTACGTGTCAACAATGATGCTGCCATTGTGCTTGCTGCGACCCTGGAGTTGAGTAGACATTCTGAGACTAAAGTGAGAATTGATAACTCAG TTCCTCAGTCCATAAATGCTATTTATGATGAGGTGATAAAGAGGGATGGTGGTCTTGGTATGGATTTGGAGCGTATCAGAGCTTCCCTTGTTGAATTAGGATGTGAAACCCCATTGATGGCAATAGATGAAACTTATAGTGTAG ATTTGAAGAACATTATTGAACAGGCTCGCATTGAAGAG GTGGAATGCATTGTATTAAAAAGGTATGGAAGGGAGGCCTACAGGATGTTCAGATTACTGTCAAAAGCTGATCGTCTTCTTGAAACTGATAAG ATTTCAGATACCACATTTGTTGAAAAGAAAGATGCAGCCAAGATTCTATTTAAGCTGTGGAAAGATGACTACTTGGAGATGAAG AAAGTTATTGCACGTGGAGCAAGGCAATCAGAATTCATACTGTGGAAAATTAATAAGCAATCTCTTTGGGAACATGTTCTAGATGAAATGTACCATGCTGCCCTTAATTTGAGATTGAGAATAACACATGAGCAAGAACAGGAAAAAGAG ATTCTTCAGATGCCCAGAGAGAAGCTGGTAAAGGAACTGCACAGTGAACTGCACAACAGATACAACCGCCTAAGAAAAGTCCGGATTACTTTGGAATCCTCCCTAATGAATCTTGACGATGCTCTCATGCTCTTCCATGACTTTTAA
- the LOC138869022 gene encoding uncharacterized protein: MATPPNFEKGQSTYRPPRFNGQYYGWWKTRMHDFIMAEDSELWDVICDGPHVPMKKLGETGPMNFRAKKILVCGIRPDEYNRISACDSAKEIWEALQTAHEGTTQVKQSKIDMLTTENKLVRKVLSVLPGSWESKVNVITEAKDLQTLTMDELIGNLKTYKMKRQRDSERREPKKEKNSVLKAKNNDSSEEDSDMTYLTKRFQKMGQRNGGIPKRGSTSKPRNYDLYHKCGNPGHFIKDYPLLKYEHYKQNSDKAAKRNLVPNKRFSQKSAADNVVKQALAAWGDSSSESEGEPDAENRSMMAVEHEAKEYDSLFALIAQSDDDEEDDNDELGDAKQSREDLVVCVVDLNETIANLEKEKEALTEKINSVENERDDLTVVVVDLKETIKNLSKENNDLEEKTVDTEQAGDDFLVVITDLEETIEGLKSEHRHVSIEKGKGVASETHIKLEKELNDVRTSLCGELEKNRQLQAKLKKVKIDLEKSLKWTWS, encoded by the exons atggctACTCCACCTAACTTTGAgaaaggacaatcaacctacagacccCCTAGATTCAATGGTCAGTATTACGGCTGGTGGAAGACCCGTATGCATGATTTCATAATGGCAGAAGATTCAGAGTTATGGGACgtcatttgtgatggtccacatgttcctatgaagAAACTTGGAGAAACTGGACCAATG AactttcgtgccaagaaaatcttggtatGTGGTATAAGACCTGATGAGTACAATAGAATCTCAGCATGTGATTCTGCCAAGGAAATATGGGAAGCATTGCAAACGGCACATGAAGGAACTACTCAAGTTAAACagtccaagattgacatgctcaccaccga aaacaagcttgtaaggaaagttctcagtgttctacctggCTCTTGGGAGAGTAAGGTGAATGTTATCACCGAAgctaaagatttacaaactctaaccatggatgagctgattggaaaTCTGAAGACATACAAGATGAAAAGACAGAGAGatagtgaaagaagagagccgAAGAAGGAGAAGAACTCGGTGCTCAAGGCTAAAAACAATGACTCAAGTGAAGAAGATAGTGATATGACATATCTCActaaaagatttcaaaagatgggTCAAAGAAATGGTGGTATACCTAAGAGAGGTAGTACAAGCAAACCAAGAAACTATGATCTCTATCACAAGTGCGGAAAtccagggcatttcatcaaagactacCCACTtctgaaatatgagcattacAAACAAAACTCTgacaaagcagcaaaaaggaaccTAGTTCCTAACAAACGATTCAGCCAAAAAAGTGCAGCTGACAATGTTGTGAAGCAAgctcttgctgcttggggagactcctctagtGAATCAGAAGGGGAACCAGATGCAGAAAACAGgtccatgatggcagtggaacATGAAGCAAAGGAATATGATTCACTGTTTGCATTAATAGCTcagtcagatgatgatgaagaggatgataatgatgag CTAGGAGATGCTAAACAATCTAGAGAGGATTTGGTGGTCTGTGTGGTGGAtttaaatgagaccatagctaatcttgaaaaagaaaaggaagctctaactgaaaaaataaatagtgtagaaaatgagagagatgactTGACGGTAGTGGTTGTTGACTTGAAGGAAACCATAAAAAACCTAAGCAAAGAAAATAATGACCTAGAAGAGAAAACTGTTGATACTGAGCAAGCAGGGGATGACTTTTTGGTGGTTATCACAGATCTAGAGGAAACTATTGAGGGACTCAAATCTGAACATAGGCATGTAAGTATTGAAAAAGGGAAGGGAGTAGCTAGTGAGACAcacatcaaacttgaaaaagaaTTAAATGATGTGAGAACTAGTCTATGtggtgaacttgagaaaaataggCAGCTTCAAGCTAAATTGAAGAAAGtaaaaattgatcttgagaaatctctcaagtggacctggtcctaa
- the LOC104218879 gene encoding large ribosomal subunit protein eL36y-like, whose protein sequence is MAPKQPNTGLSVGLNKGHVVTKKELAPRPSDRKGKTSKRVHFVRSLIREVAGFAPYEKRITELLKVGKDKRALKVAKRKLGTHKRAKKKREEMSSVLRKMRATGGGEKKK, encoded by the exons ATGGCTCCGAAGCAGCCTAATACAGGGCTATCTGTTGGGCTAAACAAAGGCCATGTTGTGACCAAGAAGGAATTAGCTCCACGTCCTTCCGACAGAAAAGGG AAAACAAGCAAAAGAGTCCACTTTGTGAGGAGCCTTATCAGAGAAGTCGCTGGATTTGCTCCATACGAGAAAAGGATTACTGAGCTTCTTAAAGTTGGAAAGGACAAGCGTGCCTTGAAGGTAGCCAAGAGGAAGTTGGGCACTCACAAGAGGgcaaagaagaagagagaagagatGTCTAGTGTTCTCCGTAAGATGAG GGCTACTGGAGGTGGTGAAAAGAAGAAATGA
- the LOC104218863 gene encoding uncharacterized protein isoform X1 encodes MVSPHGIKLAVYLISSYFGDLNAKVCECLLQRGTQSLAQIVRFTELSRENVRNCLLVLIHHNCVQAFAVQQEGAFGEAPKVITNYMALFDNIIHKLRFPKFLEIVSEVLGEKVGKEGGKECEEIFEGLLQHGRLSLNQIIDRFKQTSNQGDSSAEAARDNFNKLVNARFVERCPAPEPFLGPPAEDETAAKKQGAKSAKIVKQTIEQRALAAAAPMESMRFLVETVTWNEASVETTDKKNTVVTLGTKRKQDNLESNTELLATDENKVLWRANFEEFIRRLRHKACVANVKVRVNNDAAIVLAATLELSRHSETKVRIDNSVPQSINAIYDEVIKRDGGLGMDLERIRASLVELGCETPLMAIDETYSVDLKNIIEQARIEEVECIVLKRYGREAYRMFRLLSKADRLLETDKISDTTFVEKKDAAKILFKLWKDDYLEMKKVIARGARQSEFILWKINKQSLWEHVLDEMYHAALNLRLRITHEQEQEKEILQMPREKLVKELHSELHNRYNRLRKVRITLESSLMNLDDALMLFHDF; translated from the exons ATGGTGTCACCGCACGGCATCAAACTCGCTGTTTATCTCATCTCTTCTTACTTCGGCGATCTTAATGCT AAAGTTTGCGAGTGTCTGTTGCAACGAGGAACTCAATCATTAGCACAAATTGTACGTTTCACAGAGCTTAGCAGAGAGAATGTTAGGAACTGTTTACTTGTTCTTATTCATCACAATTGTGTTCAAGCCTTTGCAGTTCAACAAGAAG GTGCATTTGGGGAGGCACCAAAAGTTATTACAAACTACATGGCATTATTTGACAACATAATCCATAAATTGAGGTTCCCTAAGTTTTTAGAGATTGTGTCTGAGGTACTCGGAGAAAAAGTAGGAAAAGAGGGCGGAAAAGAA TGTGAAGAGATTTTTGAAGGGTTGCTTCAACATGGTAGGCTTTCACTCAACCAAATTATAGATAGATTCAAGCAGACATCAAATCAAG GAGATTCTAGCGCTGAAGCTGCACGAGATAACTTCAACAAGCTAGTTAACGCTCGATTCGTGGAACGCTGTCCTGCCCCTGAACCATTTCTTGGTCCACCAGCTGAAGACGAAACTGCTGCAAAGAAACAAGGTGCTAAATCTGCCAAG ATTGTAAAACAAACCATTGAACAACGAGCCTTGGCAGCAGCAGCTCCAATGGAATCCATGAGATTCTTAGTTGAAACAGTCACCTGGAACGAGGCTTCTGTGGAAACAACGGACAAAAAGAATACGGTTGTGACTCTTGGCACAAAG CGGAAGCAAGATAATTTAGAGTCAAACACAGAACTGCTGGCTACAGATGAAAATAAAGTACTCTGGCGTGCCAATTTTGAAGAGTTTATTCGCCGCTTAAGGCACAAG GCTTGCGTTGCAAATGTGAAAGTACGTGTCAACAATGATGCTGCCATTGTGCTTGCTGCGACCCTGGAGTTGAGTAGACATTCTGAGACTAAAGTGAGAATTGATAACTCAG TTCCTCAGTCCATAAATGCTATTTATGATGAGGTGATAAAGAGGGATGGTGGTCTTGGTATGGATTTGGAGCGTATCAGAGCTTCCCTTGTTGAATTAGGATGTGAAACCCCATTGATGGCAATAGATGAAACTTATAGTGTAG ATTTGAAGAACATTATTGAACAGGCTCGCATTGAAGAG GTGGAATGCATTGTATTAAAAAGGTATGGAAGGGAGGCCTACAGGATGTTCAGATTACTGTCAAAAGCTGATCGTCTTCTTGAAACTGATAAG ATTTCAGATACCACATTTGTTGAAAAGAAAGATGCAGCCAAGATTCTATTTAAGCTGTGGAAAGATGACTACTTGGAGATGAAG AAAGTTATTGCACGTGGAGCAAGGCAATCAGAATTCATACTGTGGAAAATTAATAAGCAATCTCTTTGGGAACATGTTCTAGATGAAATGTACCATGCTGCCCTTAATTTGAGATTGAGAATAACACATGAGCAAGAACAGGAAAAAGAG ATTCTTCAGATGCCCAGAGAGAAGCTGGTAAAGGAACTGCACAGTGAACTGCACAACAGATACAACCGCCTAAGAAAAGTCCGGATTACTTTGGAATCCTCCCTAATGAATCTTGACGATGCTCTCATGCTCTTCCATGACTTTTAA